The following are encoded together in the bacterium (Candidatus Blackallbacteria) CG13_big_fil_rev_8_21_14_2_50_49_14 genome:
- a CDS encoding aldehyde dehydrogenase EutE, translating into MDLPEEKIRAIVERVVNRISTQERLAPSAATPTPVVFGGGDMGLFEDVDEAVNASTAAFHHFQEYSFDFRKNMIAAIRAACHQQVDLISRMAVEESKLGRYEDKIQKNILAIDKTPGPEVLLTKAVSGDQGLTINERAPFGVVASITPCTNPTETIINNTISILSGGNSVVYCPHPLAKNVCNYMVHVINQAIVQAGGPPNLVVALRAPTIDMAQTLMQHKKVKLLVVTGGPDVVRKAMQSGKKVVGAGPGNPPVVVDETADLTQAGRDIVKGASLDNNIICLDEKELIVVNSVADRLKQEMLNHGAYEIKGWQLKQLEKLMLKEDRGPRRHSVVNKEWVGKDAHVILEAIGVQVDPSIRLVVCETDENHPFVWTELLAPVLPLVRVSNVDYAIKLAKEAEHGFGHTAVMHSNNLEKLSQMARTINTSIFVKNGPAVAGIGFGGEGHTSFTIASPTGDGVTNAWTFTRDRRCAIVERFRIV; encoded by the coding sequence CGCGCCATCGTTGAACGGGTCGTGAACCGTATTTCAACCCAGGAACGCCTGGCGCCCTCGGCTGCAACGCCAACCCCTGTGGTCTTTGGCGGAGGAGATATGGGCCTCTTTGAAGACGTTGATGAAGCAGTCAATGCCTCTACGGCAGCTTTTCATCATTTTCAGGAATATTCCTTTGATTTTCGCAAGAACATGATTGCGGCCATTCGGGCCGCCTGCCACCAGCAGGTCGACCTGATTTCCCGTATGGCGGTTGAAGAATCCAAACTCGGCCGCTATGAAGACAAAATTCAGAAGAATATTCTCGCGATTGATAAAACCCCAGGCCCCGAAGTTTTGCTGACCAAAGCGGTGAGTGGAGATCAGGGCTTGACCATCAATGAGCGCGCTCCCTTTGGGGTTGTGGCTTCGATTACGCCCTGTACCAACCCGACAGAAACGATTATTAACAATACCATCAGTATTCTTTCGGGTGGCAATTCCGTCGTGTATTGCCCGCACCCCCTGGCTAAAAATGTTTGCAACTATATGGTGCATGTCATCAACCAGGCGATTGTACAGGCCGGAGGCCCCCCCAATCTGGTGGTCGCCCTGCGTGCCCCCACTATTGATATGGCCCAGACCCTGATGCAGCATAAGAAAGTCAAACTGCTCGTGGTCACAGGGGGGCCCGATGTGGTGCGCAAAGCGATGCAGAGTGGTAAAAAAGTGGTGGGTGCAGGCCCTGGCAACCCCCCGGTCGTAGTCGATGAAACCGCAGATTTGACCCAAGCCGGTCGGGATATTGTCAAAGGCGCGAGCCTCGACAACAATATTATCTGCCTCGATGAAAAAGAGCTGATTGTCGTCAATTCAGTGGCTGATCGCCTGAAACAGGAAATGCTCAACCACGGCGCCTATGAAATCAAAGGCTGGCAGCTCAAGCAGCTTGAGAAACTGATGCTCAAAGAAGATCGGGGCCCCCGTCGCCATTCCGTGGTCAACAAGGAATGGGTCGGTAAAGATGCCCATGTGATTTTGGAAGCGATCGGCGTTCAGGTCGATCCCAGCATTCGCCTGGTGGTCTGTGAAACCGATGAAAACCATCCCTTTGTCTGGACTGAACTTCTGGCACCCGTTTTGCCGCTGGTCAGAGTCAGCAATGTGGATTATGCGATCAAGCTGGCCAAAGAAGCCGAACATGGTTTTGGCCATACGGCGGTTATGCATTCCAATAATTTGGAAAAACTCAGCCAGATGGCCCGCACGATCAATACCTCAATCTTTGTCAAAAATGGCCCCGCTGTTGCAGGCATTGGTTTTGGTGGCGAAGGGCATACCTCGTTTACGATTGCCAGCCCCACGGGCGATGGCGTGACCAACGCCTGGACCTTTACCCGCGACCGCCGCTGTGCGATTGTGGAGCGGTTTAGAATCGTTTGA